The following is a genomic window from Polypterus senegalus isolate Bchr_013 chromosome 9, ASM1683550v1, whole genome shotgun sequence.
TGAGACTTGCTGGCAAGGCCACTAGGTCTCTCCGAATGAGTACACATGAACGGTTTTCCAAGGAAATGGGCATGGCTGAGACATCAGATTTATCTTGgactaaaaaacaatgaaaagacaGACAGAATATCATTTCTATTAAGATATTATTATGATTCATTCAAAACCATGATCAGATTACCTGAATCATGATTAAGATGATCACCATACTTTGTCGGACTCTAGCTGAAAATGTACACTAAAATCCatgataaaacaaaacacaagagcTAGAAGTATGGGAAACTAAAAGAAGACCACCCCCAGCCAGAGTACTTCTCAacccaaataaacaaaaaatgaccaCTTTGTGGtgttcttaaaataaaaacaaactttgtcGCAAGTGAGTCACAAAAAGGAAACACTCCTGCTTCCCCAGACTGCTCCAAATGGCCATGGTTTTGAGTACCTGGTTTTGTCTTTTGCTTACTTAataccaaaaatgtaaaatgattaaaaaaaattaaaaatcatttccggcgccgcatccgagtagcagcctttccagcagctctgtgtatgactttatctttttacctttttttctctatttcactgatcacttctaccactttcttttatgtggaatcactccctggacactttttactattttatttattttatttactttttttactatttttactacttgacatggattctTACACtctgagactcgcctattcaagtagtcagcttaaagcactgagaagaaatgctcatgccggtgtggttccttatttacttgacgaggtaagaagacgatattggGGCAGCCGAGCCagggcaaagataaaagataagataagagCCAGGcaatttgagagaaaatggcgttataaaccgtcggtgccttctgtgatcctgggaaatgtgaactcactaccaaataagatcgacgaactggctgtgctggtgaaaaatgtcagaacctacagagaatgcagcttgctgtgttttagtgaaacgtggctaataactaccatcccagatgctaatgtggagctacccgggtttagcacagttagagcggacagagacgcaagtacctgcgggaagaagaaaggagggggactcgctctctatgtcaatacaagatggtgcaactcaggacatgtaaacgtttgtgaatttccccttgggattaataaagtatctatctatctatctatctatctatcaaaaaggtacagaaagttttttttcagttctcTTTCACCCCTATAGAAGTACGCACTTTTCAAACTTTAATAGCAAGACTGAAGAGGGACAAACTCTGACACGTGAGAAAAGGGACTTTTTGGAAATCTAGTACATAATGTatgctgtgacagattagggctgtatcactcccttgaacccctgtccaagactccagacaccagataaaagtccaaaatatgactttattaatttgccacagtgcacaaagcaccctctcctccactatactcataaataaccaaacactaatcacaaatacaatcctctaactcccagacgcgttgccctcctaccacccacctcagctctccgtctgggagctcccatagtccttttattctccctgacccggaagtgttcccaatccccagtccatgtgattcaatatcacttccgggtcaggcacaagtcctttttcttcaccccggaagcatgtcgctcttcctctgacgcacttccgggttatagggcactaaggaatcttcggtcctccctgcatctccctcttgcggcccctgtggtacccagcagggctgaggataaaaactacaaagtccatgactccctgctggtcttcggggcatctccatactgcaaggagggctccatctggcggcctgggggtattggccgggatgacaagccggccaaataccACAATGCTCTAAATACTGCTCTAAATGTGCATATTAATAGTTATTTAAGGCAGAAGTTTTTAGAGATGCTGCATGCAGAATCTCTCCAAATCCTGAAGCAAATATATGCCATTGACCAGTAATTCTAATGAGGCTGCAAGACATACACAACAGCTGCAATTCATGCTGTCcagttaaatgaataaataaaagtcatGCAGCAAACAATAGCTTCTTTTTTGGCAAAAGCAGCTCACATtcgcacagaggctgtttgctaaACAGGGCAAGGAAGTGCTTCTGAAGCCACATGACTGCTGGAGACGCTGaaataatgttataaaataatGTTATGACATAAAGCCTAAAAAATCCCCTTTCTGTTTAATAACAACATCACCCAAATGTATGGTAGTTATAATGGCTTATATCTAGGGGTTTCTTGGAAAGTcacaacatattaaataaaatgctttaatcaGCCAGTCGGGACTTTAGTGCCCATTGCAGACTGAAATATCCTACGTCTGATATCCCTTTTTGCTTGCCATCCACAATGATGAGGTTTTTTAAAGCagtatcaattatttttttttattatactttattaatcccgaaggaaattacttggtttttcgcataccccttggggtcagagtgcagggtcagccattgtacggcgaccctggagcaattgaaggttgttcaaaggcccagcagagtaaccggcaaccttcgggatcccagagcagatccttagcctcagagccaccactctgccccctATTAGTGTTTTTAATTCACCAGAAAAGGTAAATTCTCAAAGCCATTTTTAATATTCCGTACAATTTAAAAGTTTAGATAATGACAGCAAATGATGtcaatgtctctctattatataaaaaaatcctgcgactagaagagactttttggaagattttttcaagtcccgccattcctctcaaccatagaaaaccacacacactgtACTCTCACCTCTACTTCGTGTGAATGGTTTTGACAGATGCAGTTCTTGCtctttcagctcttataaattttaacattttcctcattttaagttcccaattaaagaagacgtattatgtccaaatgttattgaagaatttaatcaggaagggttatcaacagtaaaaatgagtacacgggcaatcctagcaccgagaaacgaagtCAAATGAATTAGCACAAAAATGTCGATTGGTttcactgcaaattggttaaatgcatatcaatacgCTATGCTGAAACAggtggtggtgatcgtgcagaagatgaaaacatcaatttatattataatattccgaagaatatctacaagcatTAAAACCATCCGGTCTTCctccgcacaaattactgtagaaagatggatgtatccaagaaaggtaatgcagtcaggggataacattaaacaccaaaggagatcttgatatgtcattcgtattgaaacgttaacagtttcccgttagaatagcttttgcaaaaacaatttacaaatctcacagccaaacattcgaaaaagttgttttatttaatagagagaaagaaacgaaattcaatcacggggaGTTATatattgcgttgtcacaatgaaagtccaaacacagaatcacaattcaatgcgCTATTGACGAAAATGTGAAAGTTTTTGTGCGTTaacttcaaagccaaacagaatgaaatcgtatTTTGCAACAAATAACTCTAGCACAACATGAAACaagtttcaaattattacgtttgactattttttaatatgcttaattactcactgtagtgtaaaatagttagtaaactgaacatccgcatccccatacgcgagcggcagaaccgcaaagaggctagcacaaAACGCAAGCACggaggttggcaagcaaagcaggcagggggcaaagccccctagtacttctAAAAAATTAACTGGAATGTCTAAGGATAGATATTCATATAGTTAACAAAGTtgggggacagacccagccgggacacctggaaggaatGGGAGGTGGCATAtatagtgggtacggaaagtattcagacccccttcaatttttcactctttgttatattgcagccatttgctaaaatcatttaaattaattttttccctcattaatgtacacacagcaccccatattgacagacaaaaaaaagaatttttgaaattgttgcagatttattaaaaaagaaaaactgaaatatcacatggtcctaaatattcagaccctttgctcagtatttagtagaagcccccttttgagctcatacagccaggagtcttcttgggaaagatgcaacaagtttttcacacctggatcctctgccattccttcttgcagatcctctcaagttctgtcaggttggatggtaaacgttggtggagagccatttttaggtctctccagagatgctcaattgggtttaagtcagggctctggctgggccattcaagaacagtcacagagttgttgtgaagccactccttcattattttagctgtgtgcttagggtcactgtcttgttggaaggtaaaccttcggcccagtctgaggtccttagcactctggagaaggtttttgtccaggagatccctgtacttggccgcattcatctttccctcgattgcaaccagtcgtcctgtccctgcagctgaaaaaacaCCCcatcagcatgatgctgccaccaccatgcttcactgtggggactgtattggacaagtgatgagcagtgcctggttgtctccacacactgaggagaggcaagacacatgacagcccgcatggagtttgctaaaagacacctgaaggactctgagatggtgagaaataagattctctggtgtgatgtgaccaagattgaactttttggccttaattctaagcggtatgtgtggagacaaccaaaTATTGACCAATGATATTAGCGATGAGACAATGCTATTATAAAAATCCGGTGCTTTCCTTAAAAGTGCACGTAGCATTAACGctgcaacatatttttttttttaactgtaggaAATGAAGATCTGttggcaataaaattaataaaaattaatttgtggAATGGAAACACTAGCTTTAGAGCGTAACAAGCTCATCTGTAGTATGCAGTGTCTACAAAAATAGCAATATTtgcaaattataaaaatgatttagagATTACCAAGACAAGTAATCTGTTTTAGCCAGTTTAGTGATTTCTTACAGATCTTTACTAAGGGAATACCCAAACATACTACAATCACCTAACCAATACAATACCATTTCCacagcagttttctttttttatttaggtaaactttgtgtttaaaatataaaccatatacatatacaaagtacagcgatggcaaaagtgtgatgtgcattcttgctccgatgtaggagggtcgtcatgatctgagtttacctctattatagcgtgtctatgtgaaaacagtagGGTGAAATGCAGGggggtgtttgggcttgtgaacgcggctgagataataaaactgaacaataaaaaaaaaaacaaagctaacctttagaagtatcaaaaattacactggctgttacagactgaaatcaaatgtatgtttttattctaaaatagtaagaataacagcagttcacttctcaaaatggagtgaccttctgattcccagtcagcagctgttactgttgcaccacggaggcagtcatagtaaatgtgtgtcaatgtcgcatgctaaggcggcttttttttcctgcagttatatttttagaataaaagtgcacttgttctgttatatttgtaccttttgtgaaagtgtttctttgatatttggacttcaggcttcatacattatatagtttatgcctacattttgtaacatttactaCTAGtaaatgaaaaacgtttctgttttaaaaatgtgtttacacaggttactgtagaaacggaacacacatgaaatgtgtgtgttccaaataacaatctattatttccactctaaaactccacttcactcccagataaatcAGTCAAgacctgagctgggagaagtttgtgcacattctaagtcggtggggggatggaatagctggctgcctgcagcttgtctttatcggcacatttagaagacaaaagacactggcagagaggtgcaaacagatttaagaagcgatttaaggtgggacagatctacgagttttctcgtagtataacagttttcacatattttttttgtgtgcttttaactgtttctgcCGCTTGCTTCCTTTTAGAGGTTATGTCCAAGGAATTAACTGACTGTGGGGTATGTCTTTAAGGAAAGTAGGGGGCCAAACTATGCCTGTGGGTccttgctaaacgtaccatggtgtgacgtaaggggaactgactttaaaaaggcaaggaggtgcGTTTTTTAAAGGAGGaagggagaagagagagaaggagcggaaaagtgagaagaatAACCGTTTAAATAAGGAGCTgagaaggtgaatggaaagaagcagccagcagtaaagcaagcaagactccgtaataaggacggctGGGTGCACGGagaaggggtgcctgctaacctaaaaggATATAGCATTCCAGCCGGACTTTATTCAGACGATGCACTCAATAATCATGACGAATGGACCATGGTGGGGTATTCcaacacatttattcacaaattACCATAGACACATCGTAAGAGCTGTTCGCCTTCCAGCTAGATGCTAATTTTAAAGATGAATGGAAAACGATAACTTTCTCATTAACCTTTTAAGTTAAGTTGCCCGTTCCCAATTTCAAAATAAGAGTCTAATGAACATTATAAGGTATAATTCGTTCAGGGATTTAagtatctaaaaaaaaatatcaaatagaaCAAATAATCTGGGTCATTTACAAAGTATATTTGGAGCTCACGGCTTTACTTCTCTGTTGTGGAGCAGGCGTCGGCCATGGATGGATGCTAACGGCGAGTTACCCGGGTGAGACGGATTTCATCCTTCAATAAAGGAACTGGCGCCAGGCCGGTGAGATCGCTTCTTTACATATAAATTCCGTAAATGTGTCCACGCCGCACATCAGGATTGAtcgctggattcactgcagacttcccaggccgtgtgaaTATAAACTTCTAAAACAAAGATAAAAgggactggggaacgtgtggggattgtgggtgtgtgtgtgtctaatttatatgtgaatATAgatgtaatataggttaagtacatgtgaatatatttgcaccGTTTATAAATAGGATATTCTATCCGTTTCTTtgccttgctttctttctttcctgctttctttcattttcttttcttttcgctGTTTTCTGGGTAATATATTATAAAGGGTTTAAGGGGGTGGCATATTATTTAGGATTTGTATAGTTATTATAGATTAGTAAAGGATTGTTTAAAAGgctgtttattgttttgtttgatttataatatatatatattttttgattgtttgaagAATTGTTGGGgtgattatttccattttttttttataaattcacaAAAGACAACTCCAGCTGAGGACATCAAATTGGGGCTAAGGTTCTGTCGGTTTCCGTTCCTAATAGAATTAATTTTCCTAAGAGTAGGAGATTTTTGTGTGTGCCGGGCTCCTCATTCAACTTAAGAGGAACTCGCTacagtaggctctggtaattgtagtgttaactcttttagggctaattttttttttgtttcttatctcccagggatgaatatttttccaaaaactaacattttttttaaaaagaacacaaagcaattgtttaacatatcaaatcaacaaaaaatacttacttttgacaaatgttactgtcttgcatgttcaaagcagccaatttcagtcattgccacattgcactgcttacaatacgtgttgctttggtgcctacttttcaattgtctgttgctgcccTTTCTCACatgtattgttagtgtgtactgtagagagacaagtcacccttttgccatcgtgccattccactgccaccaagttttctgcccgcatgaaaaccgtattgtcacctcttttcatcttctgaaattttatgaactttatgcatggcattatagcctggctcaccccgtgggatttgcttctgtttattacagaagtgaataaaactttgcagcagaacgtacctatcaccatgctgcataacctgtccaaagccaccaggggacaaagcacgtttggaccaatgctccctgaacttatatcaccagttctgccccatctctatttgtaataccacagcacgcttcatctcatcttttgttgtgggtttacactttgaaaaacgagaatgcgatgcaaacgcagcccgcgattcaaaacatttctctgcctacctgtttgtcccgtctgacggtagctgaaaagcagcatcaggagagagcagcctgaagtacagcagctggtgatctgtcgtgtccaacagcaagccatgccgtcttgtgaagtgcagtagccagatcggctctcaacggatcaatgtctgtgcatttatcccacgcgaaccttgccgtagatgcatcggctgcgcgaaggcgctcaactggcagcagatccgctggcgcggcaCCGGctggcttctcactctcttgctcgatctcctgatcactgtcaataaaatctgattctgaaaaatcagagtccgactccgcgataatgcgcaaaacattttctgccgagtgttttcttttctgcactcgcttcgctcccttgtcacatgtcgatgccatcttgccattgtttacattttgcaactcacgcacacacaaggattagttgccgagtcaacgagtctatcaTTCCTTCAAGCatagagggaatgcctgtgacgtgacattaacagctgattatcaccctctatccctggatgtcgactttggttgacatgcgccctcaacccctcctgtcgacaaaagtcgacatccgccctaaaagagttgaGGAGATTTAGCACAGTATTCTGGGTCATGCGGTGCATCTTGATGCTCAAATGAGTAATATTTGTCCTTTAAGACTTTTGTGTCCCTTGCTTATTCCATTCTTGAGATTTTTTTCTGCGATTTCTATACATTTTAGAAGGAGCGCTAAATATAGAACACTTTTGTGTAACAAAAGATTTTGCTGACTGCAGACCAAATGGATTCTTTTTCCCCATCATGACTTTTTTACTTGAACTCCTGACAGATAAGTTTCAGAGTGTGATTAATggtttatttctcatttttttgaaGACATTCTGTCTGTATGCTGTTTCAGTTCATATTCTCTTCTCATATTTCATCTGGGTATAATTTTGAAACTAACTGTTAGAACAAGTTAGATTAGGACCATGAGTAATACACATACTGTCATATGCCAATATTTTAAGATGGCCAGTGGTATTTGTTACTGTGAGCTATAAGAACTTGAGTttcacaaacaagaggagaccattcatggATCACACTTGTTTTTTTGTTAGCTACAATGTACACTGTCCCAGTGAGCCATTTAGATACTGTAACCGCTGCTGCAGGGGGATACCCCCTCTTTAACAGTTCCTCATTGCGGGATCAGCTGCTGGCATGCTGGCTTACCGCACAACGTGCTCCTCACGTGGGgcatcaaacatttaaaagactgagctATGGCCGTCCTATtttctcactctcctgtctctcttccccaAGACTCTTTCTGCTCCAACCGCTGCTTCCGGGCCACTGTACCATCTTTATGAagaagattttgtgttcttttgagcaggaatTGGGGCCGATGCAtcaagtttgacagctgttccttaCAAGGCCCGATCGCCTCTGAAAGAGACTTGCGTTTCGATCTGCCTGagcagcaataaagtttctactccttggaaaaccttcggtactctcctgtgcaactttgtgacccaagcttgacaatactttttaaaaaaattgtttttgttaaaattgactTTAACGTACCTAACATTAGAGAAAGTGGTATTTCATAAGAGGTGATCCAAACTAAACAAGTGACTAAAATGGACAAGAACATGTTAACATTTTATGATTAATATTCAAATAGTACTGTAAAAACATACCAGAATACCCAGGATGTACTCTGCCAAACATCTGTCCATAGGTCTCTTCAGGGATACTGTCATAAACATCATCATCAAACTCTTCTTCATCATTCTGATAGGAAGTGGGGCTATCGGTAGTAGGCAAACTTGAGGCTCCAGGGCTAGAGCGTTCTCCTGTAGTAGCAGGATATGTCTGGACTCCAGAAAGAGCTGCTGCCAGACCAGCGCTGCTGCTTGTATAGTACAGAGAGGCGGTACGTTGAAGCTTGCCACTTAGTACTACCTGTTCTGGTTGGCCTCTCTTTTGGAAAAGCCCTTGAAGAGACAGAGGGCCTTCTATCCCTTCTTGTTTAATACGGCCACGCAGTGGTAGTGGCAATGTGCAAGACCAACCAGAAGTGGGCAATGGGGTGGCTTGGCCAGAACCATGGTTGTTATTGCATGGACTCTGTGGCTCAGATCCTGGATCTTCCATAGTAGCAGTCTGGGAGTCACAATGAGGAGAATTAGCTTTGAACATGAGGTCCATGCCACGCTCTACAATGTGCTGTATCTGAAGGTACCCTGCTGTGTACATGATGATTAACTGCTCACTAGCAGCCATTGTCAGCTTTCCTGTGTAACAGAAAGTTAGGATTTGTTGGAAGCAGGCAGGTGGGACAGTGGATGGCAATTCAAAAAGGCTTTTGGAGCTACCATTGAAAAGATCGCGGAAGTATAAGCTACTGGCTGCCAGAACAGCTCGATGAGCTTTGAAGGCCTGACCATTAACCAAGATGGACACATCACAGTATTGGCCAAGCAGTCGCTGCTCGTTGAGACAGCCCAGTACTCTGCTCCCAAAATTTGGGATCTCCATATGAAGTAGCTGTGACATGATGTGGGACGATAAGAGATTCAGTAGGTCCTCAGGGTGTTCTTAGATATCCAACTGAGAAGACATCtggaaatataaaagcaaaaaaaaaaagaaggattacAAATTTTGTTCACTGAGAAACATGctctatacagtataaatgtaccttgaataaaaaatgtatcttatatttaaaatgaaattatattttacatacaaaGACCATAATGATACAGCTGGTCAATATAGCAATGGCACCAAGTATCATAGGCAGGACACCAAGAATATATAACTCCATCAGAGACCATGGATAGTGGCAACCTTGGATACAGAGGTGTCAATAAGGactgtatttgtaaaaaaaatgcccTGAGATATTGCCCTTCTATgatatcaatttaaaaaatgtgctatGGATACTGTCTGGAAGCaaatacgagggacattcaaaaagttttcgCACTTtcgtattttcgttggaaacggcgAAG
Proteins encoded in this region:
- the LOC120535082 gene encoding nucleus accumbens-associated protein 2-like, which codes for MSQLLHMEIPNFGSRVLGCLNEQRLLGQYCDVSILVNGQAFKAHRAVLAASSLYFRDLFNGSSKSLFELPSTVPPACFQQILTFCYTGKLTMAASEQLIIMYTAGYLQIQHIVERGMDLMFKANSPHCDSQTATMEDPGSEPQSPCNNNHGSGQATPLPTSGWSCTLPLPLRGRIKQEGIEGPLSLQGLFQKRGQPEQVVLSGKLQRTASLYYTSSSAGLAAALSGVQTYPATTGERSSPGASSLPTTDSPTSYQNDEEEFDDDVYDSIPEETYGQMFGRVHPGYSVQDKSDVSAMPISLENRSCVLIRRDLVALPASLISQIGYRCHPKLYSEGDPGEKLELVAGTAVYITRGQLMNCHLCAGVKHKVLLRRLLATFFDRNTLANSCGTGIRSSTSDPSRKPLDSRVLNAVKLYCQNFAPNFKESEMNVIAADMCTNARRVRKRWLPKIKSMLPEGMEVYRGATQGSAGMPFESDFPVLTAAGLGFEQRIYTERKEPIRTHPAPGLEAECSSEQPFEHRAVDVQEPEVAGGEEEEEEEEEEQEEEILEGADGPEAPTSHNPRDDVASLPHPPVGQQEEFTEQL